One Lepus europaeus isolate LE1 chromosome X, mLepTim1.pri, whole genome shotgun sequence genomic window carries:
- the LOC133753383 gene encoding protein FAM156A/FAM156B-like, with protein MDPVQNWSPGFAAEASPMAMAETSADSRAASQPPSTKQLMRGLGNMNPGAGADLPVPLPAGLRLQQQYREAKTQQRRYERLPLPQGKKELLGHMRWRHRDHRAPYPASQEANISPPGDRAQNRFHCECRYCQSHGPSTSGFSGERGGASWETLVQGFSGLSLSLGTSQPGVLPGGPLQQQQEEEREETCQAERQQESKRMFQRLLRQWLDEK; from the coding sequence ATGGATCCAGTCCAGAATTGGAGTCCAGGGTTTGCTGCTGAAGCCTCCCCGATGGCCATGGCAGAGACTTCCGCGGACAGCAGGGCCGCCTCTCAGCCTCCCTCCACAAAGCAGCTCATGAGGGGCCTGGGGAACATGAACCCCGGTGCCGGCGCTGATCTGCCTGTGCCGCTGCCGGCGGGGCTGCGGCTGCAGCAGCAGTACAGGGAGGCGAAGACCCAGCAGAGGCGGTACGAAAGGCTGCCGCTCCCCCAGGGCAAGAAAGAGCTCCTGGGGCACATGAGATGGAGGCACCGCGACCACAGGGCACCTTATCCGGCCTCACAGGAAGCAAACATCTCTCCCCCGGGTGACAGAGCTCAGAATCGGTTCCACTGTGAATGTCGCTACTGCCAGAGCCATGGGCCCAGTACGTCCGGAttctctggggagaggggtggggcctCGTGGGAGACCCTAGTGCAGGGCTTCAGTGGCTTGAGCCTCAGCCTGGGGACCAGCCAGCCTGGCGTTCTGCCTGGGGggcccctgcagcagcagcaggaggaggagcgagAGGAGACGTGccaggcagagaggcagcaggaaagCAAGAGAATGTTCCAGAGGCTGCTGAGACAGTGGCTAGATGAGAAATGA